In a genomic window of Fibrobacter sp. UWH4:
- a CDS encoding aspartate-semialdehyde dehydrogenase: MIRNVAIMGATGAVGQEILSILEERNFPLQSLKLLASERSAGKEFKFKGETLKCEVLNKDSFKGVDLVLSSAGAAISQEFAPIAVENGAVVVDNTSFFRMDPAVPLVVPEVNPEDIKLYKAENGGKGIIANPNCTTIMMVVVLNPIEKISHIKKIHISSYQSASGAGAIAMEELKQQYKDILETGTTTHINKFPFQLAYNVIPQIDKMTENDYTKEEMKMYNETRKIMHSDVRTSATCVRVSSLRSHSESVWFETERPVSVEEIRNALKNAPGVTLKDDPQNYVYPMPLESAGKDNVFVGRIRKDLADENSNTLWLTGDQIRKGAALNAVQIGEILAKGV, from the coding sequence ATGATTCGCAACGTAGCCATTATGGGCGCAACCGGCGCCGTGGGCCAAGAAATTCTCTCCATCCTCGAAGAGCGCAATTTCCCGCTGCAGAGCCTGAAGCTCCTCGCCTCCGAACGTAGCGCAGGCAAAGAATTCAAGTTCAAGGGCGAAACCCTCAAGTGCGAAGTCCTGAACAAGGACTCCTTCAAGGGTGTCGACCTGGTGCTCAGCTCCGCTGGTGCAGCGATTTCCCAGGAATTCGCTCCGATCGCCGTCGAAAACGGCGCCGTGGTTGTCGACAACACCAGCTTCTTCCGCATGGACCCGGCAGTGCCGTTGGTTGTCCCGGAAGTGAACCCCGAAGACATCAAGCTCTACAAGGCTGAGAACGGCGGCAAGGGCATTATTGCCAACCCGAACTGCACGACCATCATGATGGTTGTGGTGCTCAACCCGATCGAAAAGATTTCCCACATCAAGAAGATTCACATTTCTTCTTACCAGAGCGCAAGCGGTGCAGGTGCCATCGCCATGGAAGAACTGAAGCAGCAGTACAAGGACATCCTCGAAACCGGTACGACTACGCACATCAACAAGTTCCCCTTCCAGCTCGCCTACAACGTGATTCCGCAGATCGACAAGATGACGGAAAACGACTACACGAAGGAAGAAATGAAGATGTACAACGAAACCCGCAAGATCATGCATTCTGACGTTCGCACGAGCGCCACCTGCGTGCGCGTGAGCTCGCTGCGTTCTCACTCCGAATCCGTGTGGTTCGAAACCGAACGTCCGGTTTCTGTCGAAGAAATTCGCAATGCCTTGAAGAACGCTCCGGGCGTGACCCTCAAGGACGATCCGCAGAACTATGTGTACCCGATGCCGCTCGAAAGCGCCGGCAAGGACAACGTGTTCGTAGGCCGTATCCGTAAGGACCTGGCCGACGAGAACAGCAACACGCTGTGGCTCACCGGTGACCAGATCCGCAAGGGCGCTGCACTCAACGCCGTGCAGATTGGTGAGATTCTCGCTAAGGGTGTGTAA
- a CDS encoding AgmX/PglI C-terminal domain-containing protein, whose protein sequence is MTAVIQTPETFIASLMPDSDKKMVRIAGVSLLVAILLCFWATTYEVLIDDSIFVDTPTTEMQATMNIIDKKEEKKPDKKPERKPQDIQRKRPGTGGKPVGRGNPRAPLNRGVIHALEAQTANASAAAYDLIKQSFAKDIDKVLKNTNGLQVTGKTKIGEVRGKISDGFNQGMFAGGSGGIGDDISNLVSGSAGAISTKAMGNIKAPKETDIEWGSGPSSRSAADIMKVVRQRTPGLRHVYNKYLKKKPGFQGKVTLKFTIAPGGEIISMSLVSSTTDYSEFDNEIKKSVGRWTFSKVKSGNTTVTIPFTFTE, encoded by the coding sequence ATGACAGCAGTCATACAAACCCCGGAAACGTTCATCGCGTCCTTGATGCCGGATTCCGATAAGAAGATGGTGCGCATTGCAGGCGTATCGCTTCTGGTCGCGATACTCTTGTGCTTCTGGGCCACGACGTACGAGGTGCTGATTGACGATTCCATTTTTGTGGATACGCCAACCACCGAAATGCAAGCAACCATGAACATCATCGACAAAAAGGAGGAAAAAAAGCCCGACAAGAAACCGGAACGAAAACCTCAAGATATCCAACGCAAAAGGCCTGGCACTGGCGGAAAACCCGTAGGGCGAGGAAACCCTCGAGCCCCGCTTAATCGTGGCGTTATTCATGCGCTAGAGGCTCAAACTGCAAATGCTTCGGCTGCCGCTTACGACTTGATCAAGCAAAGCTTTGCCAAGGATATCGATAAGGTCCTCAAGAATACGAATGGCTTGCAGGTCACGGGTAAAACAAAAATTGGCGAAGTCCGTGGAAAAATTTCAGACGGTTTTAACCAAGGCATGTTTGCTGGTGGCAGCGGTGGTATCGGCGACGATATCTCGAACCTGGTCAGTGGCTCTGCTGGAGCTATATCGACCAAGGCAATGGGAAATATAAAGGCTCCCAAGGAAACGGATATCGAGTGGGGCTCCGGTCCGTCATCCCGTTCCGCTGCAGATATCATGAAGGTTGTCCGTCAGCGTACTCCGGGGCTTCGGCATGTCTACAATAAATACCTCAAAAAGAAGCCGGGGTTCCAAGGAAAGGTAACGCTCAAGTTCACGATTGCTCCAGGTGGCGAAATCATCAGTATGTCGCTGGTGTCGTCCACGACGGATTACAGCGAATTCGACAATGAAATCAAGAAATCGGTCGGTCGCTGGACATTCAGCAAGGTGAAATCAGGCAATACCACGGTGACAATCCCGTTTACATTCACGGAATAA
- a CDS encoding squalene/phytoene synthase family protein, with product MMSNILDSIGVGENVLDGRAAWKYAEEILLQVSRTFALNINVLKGKLHKSILLAYLYLRIADTVEDDPDMKASEKEIVLGLLADIFRTADLPEEAVAKFERSLPESWRKSEHPYMNLCLHTHVVVPLLKELPEVYAAPVRAVTIEMCHGMAKFALRQEAALSSGWFTLESVADLDEYCYYVAGIVGKLLTNLFAADTCLIGDARKAEMQKLDVSFGLALQVANIVKDCIEDSSRRVCFVPEEICRRHGFAHSYEMFNVPTDAAAKVDFDKRRAAVMGELVKKAWGHLDDAIAYTKLIPNVKMRTRLFCLWPLFMAAENMKLIGDGSSLFASEKKVKITRDTVKRIIKSTTLHFYSDRWIEKSYAKLKSEAQTL from the coding sequence ATGATGTCCAATATCCTAGATTCAATTGGAGTAGGCGAAAACGTCCTCGATGGCCGCGCGGCATGGAAGTATGCCGAAGAGATTCTCTTGCAGGTCTCGAGAACTTTTGCGCTCAACATCAATGTCCTGAAGGGAAAACTTCACAAGAGTATCTTGCTTGCCTATCTGTATCTGCGCATTGCCGATACGGTAGAAGACGATCCTGATATGAAGGCTTCCGAGAAGGAAATTGTCTTGGGCCTGCTTGCCGACATTTTCAGGACGGCGGACCTGCCTGAAGAGGCTGTTGCAAAATTTGAACGCTCGCTCCCGGAAAGTTGGCGTAAGTCGGAACACCCGTACATGAACTTGTGCCTGCATACGCACGTGGTGGTTCCGCTGCTGAAGGAATTGCCTGAAGTCTATGCGGCTCCGGTGCGTGCGGTGACGATTGAAATGTGTCATGGCATGGCGAAGTTTGCGCTCAGGCAAGAGGCGGCGCTCAGTTCCGGCTGGTTTACGCTGGAGAGTGTCGCCGACCTCGACGAATACTGTTACTATGTGGCGGGTATTGTCGGCAAACTTCTGACGAATCTTTTTGCCGCGGACACTTGCCTGATCGGTGATGCTCGCAAGGCCGAAATGCAGAAACTCGATGTGAGTTTCGGGCTTGCGTTGCAGGTGGCGAACATCGTGAAGGACTGCATCGAAGATTCGTCTCGCCGAGTCTGCTTTGTGCCCGAAGAAATTTGCCGTAGGCATGGATTCGCTCATTCATATGAAATGTTCAATGTCCCGACGGATGCCGCTGCGAAGGTCGATTTTGACAAGCGCCGCGCCGCCGTCATGGGTGAACTCGTGAAAAAAGCCTGGGGACACCTGGACGATGCGATTGCCTATACCAAGCTGATTCCGAATGTCAAGATGCGCACGAGGCTTTTCTGCCTATGGCCGCTCTTTATGGCCGCCGAGAACATGAAATTGATTGGCGACGGTTCGAGCCTCTTTGCTTCCGAGAAAAAGGTCAAGATTACCCGCGATACCGTGAAGCGGATTATCAAGTCGACCACATTGCATTTCTATTCGGATCGCTGGATTGAAAAGTCTTACGCTAAATTGAAGAGCGAGGCGCAAACCTTATAA
- a CDS encoding aminopeptidase — MTDPRVTKLAENLINNAIALKAGENILIETTDTPDEVTTELVKAVAKVGGNAFVHNYRGRVRREMIKSASIEQMQLQADLAMAEMQKMQAYIAIRGAENALENCDIDGRQMMNYRKITEPVLNYRVDKTRWCVLRWPNPSMAQGAKMSSEAFEDFYFEACLADYPKMAKAAQNLVDLMNRTDKVRLVANGTDLTFSIKDIPAIPCCGNMNIPDGEVYTAPVRNSVNGVIHYNTPTLYDGKYFSNIRLEFKDGKIVNATCESGDNVALNALFDTDEGGRYVGEFAIGFNPFVNAPMCDILFDEKIAGSIHFTPGRCYEEAPNGNISAIHWDLVLIMRPEYGGGEIWFDDKLIRKDGLFVIDELKCLNPDQLGK; from the coding sequence ATGACAGATCCTCGCGTTACAAAGCTAGCTGAAAATTTGATTAACAACGCCATTGCCCTTAAGGCAGGCGAAAACATTCTTATCGAAACCACCGACACGCCCGACGAAGTCACGACTGAACTCGTGAAGGCTGTCGCCAAGGTGGGCGGTAACGCATTCGTGCATAACTACCGCGGCCGTGTCCGTCGCGAAATGATCAAGTCGGCATCCATCGAACAGATGCAGCTGCAGGCTGACCTTGCGATGGCTGAAATGCAGAAGATGCAGGCCTACATCGCCATCCGCGGCGCCGAGAACGCTCTTGAAAACTGCGATATCGACGGTCGCCAGATGATGAATTACCGCAAGATTACGGAGCCCGTGCTGAATTACCGTGTCGATAAGACTCGTTGGTGTGTACTTCGCTGGCCGAACCCCTCCATGGCGCAGGGTGCCAAGATGAGTTCCGAGGCGTTCGAAGACTTCTACTTCGAAGCTTGCCTTGCCGACTATCCGAAAATGGCAAAGGCCGCGCAGAACCTCGTAGACCTCATGAACCGTACCGACAAGGTCCGCCTTGTGGCAAATGGTACCGATTTGACCTTCAGCATCAAGGACATTCCGGCGATTCCGTGCTGCGGTAACATGAATATCCCCGATGGCGAAGTCTATACCGCACCGGTGCGCAACAGTGTGAACGGCGTGATTCACTACAATACGCCGACCCTTTATGATGGCAAGTACTTCAGCAATATCCGCCTGGAATTCAAGGACGGCAAGATTGTGAACGCCACTTGCGAATCCGGCGACAACGTGGCCCTGAACGCTCTCTTCGATACTGACGAAGGTGGCCGTTACGTGGGCGAGTTCGCCATCGGCTTCAACCCGTTCGTGAACGCTCCCATGTGCGATATCCTCTTCGACGAAAAGATTGCTGGCTCCATCCACTTTACGCCGGGCCGCTGCTACGAAGAAGCCCCGAACGGCAACATCAGCGCTATCCACTGGGACCTGGTGCTCATCATGCGCCCGGAATACGGTGGCGGCGAAATCTGGTTCGACGACAAACTCATCCGCAAAGACGGCTTGTTCGTTATAGATGAACTCAAGTGCCTGAACCCCGACCAACTGGGAAAATAG
- a CDS encoding GLUG motif-containing protein, with the protein MAGAGTAESPWQVADYEDLKAVGIGDYSMNGHYVLTADIDASASRNEKNAADSTAGFQPIGVAYYGTEQSVFDGVFDGADHIISNLYSMSTDTRSTAMFMAVGPNGVVKNLKMSDCFISVKFVWAAGSVAVMNFGLIENVELKRDTVRAPVSTGGVVGINENGIIQDVDFSGVVYGINDRVSVGGIVGSNTGTKSVIRNVKVDADMRSTYYGQKLGLVAGDNEGLIVSAEINGILEHGNRYLGGVTGYNTGTIDSCVSHGSIYSMNENSAGLVGYNSGTIKNSSVDADTVFGEYRGAAGFVGTNDTTGVIENGFAKTNVHSDSSGGFVVHNAGIIKNSRMEGTVSADSFPGRLVSGFALNNVGTILNSYSKANVDAFNNLAGFVFRNSGKIDSCYATGHVNNGNKGSGDTYGGFVGQNDSTGIISNSFASGEVVGGMHAGGFVGVNKGKILNCYATGDVHSYSVFGGFVGVNKGNIYYCYATGSLERITGYDESYTAGGFVGSNEGQINNAYATGNVTSEYTGAGFVSSNSGTILNAYATGKVSGKVEPAGFVGTNRKNIENVFFAGKTVASGAELYGAGCFVAGNDGSVKNALYNKDGCGFGADSTVDGVAFTEMKNASLYKNWTDFDKYWTLNDTMSYPQFVFTAGVLPEIPIDDPPIKVKSNMVVAKGANGLKQYGNRRNLQATVTLSRSGLTNVKVYNLKGILQKTVSLGDLHEGVHQVNLNGAVEARGVALIVLEQNGKALSKALLR; encoded by the coding sequence ATGGCTGGTGCAGGAACCGCAGAAAGTCCTTGGCAGGTCGCTGATTACGAAGACCTTAAGGCTGTAGGTATTGGTGACTACAGCATGAACGGTCATTATGTGTTGACTGCCGATATCGATGCGTCTGCTTCCCGGAACGAAAAGAATGCCGCCGATTCCACCGCCGGTTTCCAGCCTATTGGTGTAGCATATTACGGAACGGAACAGTCCGTTTTTGATGGAGTATTTGACGGCGCGGACCATATCATATCGAATCTTTATTCGATGTCGACGGATACTCGTTCAACGGCCATGTTTATGGCTGTAGGCCCTAATGGTGTTGTCAAGAATCTGAAAATGTCCGATTGCTTTATTTCGGTAAAGTTTGTCTGGGCAGCTGGCTCTGTGGCCGTAATGAATTTTGGCTTGATTGAAAATGTTGAGCTCAAGCGTGATACGGTGCGCGCCCCGGTTAGTACAGGTGGTGTGGTGGGTATTAATGAAAACGGCATCATTCAAGATGTAGACTTTAGTGGCGTCGTTTATGGCATTAATGATCGTGTAAGTGTCGGCGGTATTGTCGGTAGCAATACCGGAACAAAATCGGTTATTCGTAACGTGAAAGTCGATGCCGACATGCGGTCTACTTATTACGGACAAAAACTTGGTTTAGTTGCCGGTGACAATGAAGGCCTGATTGTTTCTGCAGAAATCAATGGAATTCTTGAACATGGAAACCGTTATCTGGGCGGTGTGACCGGATATAATACGGGAACGATTGATTCGTGTGTTTCTCATGGTTCAATTTATTCGATGAATGAAAATTCGGCTGGCCTGGTTGGGTATAATAGCGGAACCATCAAGAATTCCAGTGTCGATGCCGATACGGTTTTTGGTGAATACCGTGGTGCGGCTGGTTTTGTTGGAACGAACGATACGACTGGGGTCATCGAAAACGGCTTTGCCAAGACGAATGTTCATTCCGATAGTTCTGGCGGTTTCGTTGTTCACAATGCTGGTATCATCAAGAATTCCCGTATGGAAGGCACGGTTTCTGCCGATTCTTTCCCTGGGAGACTTGTGTCTGGTTTCGCATTGAATAACGTCGGCACTATATTAAATTCGTATTCGAAGGCAAATGTTGATGCGTTCAACAATTTGGCAGGATTTGTATTCCGCAATAGCGGCAAAATCGATAGTTGCTATGCGACGGGCCATGTGAATAACGGTAATAAGGGATCCGGTGATACTTATGGTGGCTTTGTCGGTCAAAATGACTCTACCGGTATTATTTCGAATAGTTTCGCAAGCGGGGAAGTCGTTGGTGGCATGCATGCTGGCGGCTTTGTGGGAGTAAATAAAGGAAAAATTCTCAATTGCTATGCGACGGGTGATGTGCATTCGTATTCTGTTTTTGGCGGCTTTGTCGGCGTGAACAAGGGCAATATCTACTATTGCTATGCGACTGGATCTCTTGAAAGAATCACAGGTTATGATGAGTCGTATACGGCGGGCGGCTTTGTCGGTTCCAATGAAGGTCAAATCAATAATGCCTACGCTACGGGAAATGTCACCAGTGAATACACAGGCGCTGGTTTCGTTTCGAGTAACAGTGGAACCATTTTGAATGCCTATGCTACGGGAAAGGTTTCTGGTAAGGTTGAACCTGCTGGATTTGTCGGTACGAATAGAAAGAATATAGAAAACGTATTCTTTGCTGGAAAGACTGTTGCAAGCGGCGCTGAACTTTATGGTGCCGGCTGCTTTGTGGCAGGAAACGACGGATCTGTAAAAAATGCCCTTTACAATAAGGATGGCTGCGGGTTTGGAGCGGATTCAACGGTAGACGGCGTTGCGTTTACTGAAATGAAGAATGCGTCTCTATACAAGAACTGGACTGATTTCGACAAGTATTGGACTTTGAACGATACGATGTCGTATCCGCAGTTTGTGTTTACCGCGGGCGTTCTTCCCGAAATTCCTATTGACGATCCTCCTATAAAGGTAAAGTCCAACATGGTCGTAGCGAAGGGCGCAAATGGACTGAAGCAGTATGGAAACCGCCGAAACCTGCAGGCAACGGTAACGCTTTCCCGTTCGGGATTGACAAACGTCAAGGTCTACAATTTGAAGGGTATCCTGCAGAAGACCGTGTCTTTGGGCGATCTTCACGAAGGTGTGCATCAAGTGAATTTGAATGGTGCTGTTGAAGCTCGTGGCGTGGCGTTGATTGTTCTGGAACAGAACGGCAAGGCTCTGTCGAAAGCCCTGCTTCGCTAG
- a CDS encoding RluA family pseudouridine synthase, producing the protein MNYLVDEKHSGERIDKFLVGVMENVSRTDIQKLIAAGEVKVGGVASPKNFRVEAGMVVVVEKVPEKEASTLEPENIPLDIVYEDDDIVVLNKPRNLVVHPGNGVQNGTLAAGLLYHFKENLSAVNGPLRPGIVHRLDKDTPGLMVVAKNDAAHRHLAHQLETRTLHRTYNALVWGHPRDLEGTIDAPIGRNPKNRLKMAVVSDGKPSRTHFVAKKFFAFATLLELQLESGRTHQIRVHSRYMGHPVVGDPLYDGRDGCLNRVSPLMKDVAAKVLEIAPAQLLQAVKIELIHPTTGKKMKFKVPLEKPFEQVLKLLKKECPMDAPVFDEEDEGFRDFDPEMRFTEGDEADEMDNESLDVFDEGVFPELKERKTRAQRFAERAARAANRKAKAAERKRIKQEKAARKRGVAPEDFVQPGYEPTIDPNLL; encoded by the coding sequence ATGAATTACCTAGTAGACGAAAAGCATTCCGGTGAACGCATCGACAAGTTTCTTGTGGGTGTCATGGAAAATGTTTCCCGCACCGATATCCAGAAACTGATTGCCGCTGGCGAAGTCAAGGTGGGCGGTGTTGCCTCTCCCAAGAATTTCCGTGTCGAGGCGGGAATGGTCGTGGTGGTGGAAAAGGTTCCCGAAAAAGAAGCGAGTACGCTTGAACCGGAAAACATTCCGCTCGATATTGTCTACGAGGACGACGATATTGTCGTGCTGAACAAGCCGCGAAATCTAGTGGTGCATCCTGGCAACGGTGTGCAGAATGGAACGCTTGCTGCAGGTCTCCTGTATCATTTCAAGGAGAATTTGTCAGCGGTCAACGGTCCGTTACGCCCGGGCATTGTCCATCGTCTGGACAAGGATACACCAGGGCTTATGGTGGTCGCCAAGAACGATGCCGCGCACCGTCACCTGGCTCACCAGCTGGAAACGCGCACCTTGCACCGCACCTACAACGCCCTGGTGTGGGGGCATCCCCGCGACTTGGAAGGCACAATCGATGCCCCTATCGGGCGTAATCCGAAGAACCGCCTCAAGATGGCGGTCGTAAGCGATGGTAAGCCTTCCCGTACGCATTTTGTGGCTAAGAAATTCTTCGCTTTTGCGACGCTTCTGGAATTGCAGCTGGAATCCGGCCGTACGCACCAGATTCGCGTGCATAGCCGTTACATGGGACACCCGGTGGTGGGCGACCCGCTGTACGATGGTCGCGACGGCTGCTTGAACCGCGTGTCTCCTTTGATGAAGGATGTTGCGGCGAAGGTTCTCGAAATCGCTCCTGCACAGCTGTTGCAGGCGGTCAAGATTGAGCTCATTCACCCGACGACGGGCAAGAAGATGAAGTTCAAGGTCCCGCTAGAAAAGCCTTTCGAACAAGTTCTCAAGCTTCTCAAGAAGGAATGCCCGATGGATGCTCCTGTCTTTGATGAAGAAGACGAGGGCTTCCGCGACTTCGATCCTGAAATGCGCTTTACCGAAGGCGATGAGGCGGACGAAATGGACAACGAATCGCTGGATGTGTTTGACGAAGGCGTTTTCCCTGAATTGAAGGAACGTAAGACGCGCGCCCAGCGCTTTGCCGAACGTGCCGCCCGTGCGGCGAACCGTAAGGCGAAGGCCGCGGAACGCAAGCGAATCAAGCAAGAAAAGGCCGCGCGTAAGCGCGGCGTCGCTCCCGAGGATTTCGTCCAGCCCGGATACGAACCGACGATTGACCCTAATTTGTTGTAG
- the alr gene encoding alanine racemase, which yields MKLLATPPDLNKIARPNWIEINLDALCNNIQFIRSQIPANTKILLPVKADSYGHGSLACSFAAKFGGADYLGVAHISEGMLLRQYGMDLPILVLGPCTPADFAYFVEFQLTAAITDIRTAMAFDQFLRETETTCKAHLAIDTGMNRYGFDAEDFNNIRAALSLKNLRFEGMFTHLATADMPGNPKTEIQIQRFTRLVDVLEAEGLRPEICHCSSSAGTLTHPESHFDMVRPGLALYGYNCMGAAPSPWPIKPVMKIKSTIRHIHDVKPGETVSYGGYWMAQQPTRIATIAIGYGDGYLRGEYNKGFVFIRGQLCPILGRVCMDATMVDVSHIPDVQVGETVDVVNGELDFRISMESVADDHHTIPYELTSRVARRLYRKYYWKNRLVRWDYLRQEFGVKDYKEYPLR from the coding sequence ATGAAACTTTTAGCAACACCCCCCGACTTAAATAAGATTGCGCGCCCGAACTGGATTGAAATCAACTTAGACGCCCTCTGCAACAACATTCAATTTATCAGGAGCCAGATTCCTGCCAACACAAAGATCCTTCTGCCCGTAAAGGCGGATTCATACGGCCACGGCAGTCTCGCCTGCTCCTTTGCAGCCAAGTTTGGTGGTGCCGACTACCTCGGAGTCGCCCACATTAGCGAAGGCATGCTGCTCCGCCAGTACGGAATGGATCTGCCGATTCTGGTACTCGGCCCCTGCACACCGGCGGACTTCGCCTACTTTGTTGAATTCCAGCTGACCGCAGCCATTACGGATATCCGCACCGCCATGGCATTCGACCAATTCCTACGCGAAACGGAAACCACCTGCAAGGCCCACCTCGCCATCGATACCGGCATGAACCGCTACGGCTTTGACGCCGAAGACTTCAACAACATCCGTGCGGCGCTCAGCCTCAAGAATCTGCGTTTCGAAGGAATGTTCACCCACCTGGCCACTGCCGACATGCCGGGGAATCCGAAAACCGAAATTCAGATTCAGCGTTTTACACGCCTAGTCGATGTTTTGGAAGCCGAAGGACTCCGCCCCGAAATCTGCCACTGCAGCAGTTCGGCGGGAACCCTCACCCATCCCGAAAGCCATTTCGACATGGTTCGCCCAGGCCTCGCCCTTTACGGTTACAACTGCATGGGCGCAGCCCCTTCCCCGTGGCCGATCAAGCCCGTTATGAAAATCAAGTCAACCATCCGCCACATCCACGACGTGAAGCCCGGCGAAACGGTGAGCTACGGCGGCTACTGGATGGCGCAACAGCCCACGCGCATCGCAACCATCGCCATCGGCTACGGCGACGGTTACCTGCGCGGTGAATACAACAAGGGTTTCGTCTTTATCCGTGGACAACTCTGCCCGATTCTCGGACGCGTATGCATGGACGCGACCATGGTCGATGTAAGCCACATTCCTGATGTACAAGTCGGCGAAACCGTCGACGTGGTGAACGGAGAACTCGACTTTCGCATTTCGATGGAAAGTGTCGCCGATGACCACCACACGATTCCGTACGAATTAACAAGCCGCGTCGCACGCCGCCTGTATCGTAAGTATTACTGGAAGAACCGCCTGGTCCGCTGGGATTACCTGCGCCAGGAATTCGGTGTCAAGGACTACAAGGAATACCCTCTTCGTTAA
- the lspA gene encoding signal peptidase II, with protein MKKFDFINKWPFHLGVILFSIVADQLTKLWALVRFTNETGAPNHDVINVVGELVRFQLVFNKGAAFSSRPQDLMPFLPPWLFFLLISVVATIVLLWFYKSIDKRDWMSRLGVVMILGGAVGNFIDRMRLSMVVDFIDCDFPDFIMTRFPTYNVADSFVTVGVAIVILSPIILKKIHQEIKNEKEHRTET; from the coding sequence ATGAAAAAATTTGATTTTATAAATAAGTGGCCGTTCCATTTGGGCGTTATTCTTTTTAGCATTGTTGCCGATCAGCTGACAAAGCTATGGGCGCTTGTGCGTTTTACGAACGAGACCGGAGCGCCGAATCACGACGTCATCAACGTTGTCGGTGAACTGGTTCGCTTTCAGTTGGTGTTTAACAAGGGTGCTGCATTCAGCAGTCGTCCGCAAGATCTGATGCCTTTCTTGCCTCCGTGGCTGTTTTTCTTGCTGATTTCGGTTGTGGCGACGATTGTACTTTTGTGGTTCTACAAGTCCATTGATAAGCGCGATTGGATGAGCCGTCTCGGTGTAGTGATGATTTTGGGCGGTGCCGTCGGTAACTTTATCGACCGTATGCGCCTTTCGATGGTGGTTGATTTTATCGACTGCGATTTTCCTGATTTTATCATGACTCGTTTCCCGACGTACAATGTTGCCGATTCTTTTGTAACGGTCGGTGTCGCCATTGTGATTCTTTCACCCATTATTTTGAAGAAAATCCATCAAGAAATTAAGAATGAAAAAGAGCATAGAACCGAAACGTGA
- a CDS encoding single-stranded DNA-binding protein yields MAYLNKVMLIGNIGKDPVISASAAGRKRVSFSLATSRRYRDNNGEQKEQTDWHNIVGWGKIADTMETLGVHKGMTLYVEGSLTNRSWTDQTTGQKRYSTEVNLDTFQLLTPRGQNGGNFQGGNSYNQSSNYNQASAPTYDAPAPEGVDDDLPF; encoded by the coding sequence ATGGCATATTTGAATAAAGTGATGCTTATCGGCAATATCGGCAAGGACCCCGTCATTAGCGCAAGCGCAGCAGGTCGCAAGCGCGTATCGTTCTCCCTTGCTACCAGCCGTCGCTATCGCGATAACAATGGTGAACAGAAGGAACAGACGGACTGGCACAATATCGTGGGTTGGGGCAAGATTGCCGACACCATGGAAACGCTCGGTGTCCACAAGGGCATGACCCTTTATGTTGAAGGTTCCCTCACCAACCGCAGCTGGACCGACCAGACGACCGGCCAGAAGCGTTACAGCACCGAAGTCAACCTGGATACGTTCCAGCTTCTGACCCCGCGTGGCCAGAACGGTGGCAATTTCCAGGGAGGCAACTCCTACAACCAGTCCAGCAACTATAACCAGGCTAGCGCTCCCACCTACGATGCACCCGCACCCGAAGGCGTGGATGACGACCTTCCTTTCTAA